The window CACTGAACCAAACAACGCCCGTATCACGCCGCCCCAGGGGAGATTCTGGTTTGCATGCCACAGGTCCGGACGACAAAAAAACAGGCTAGGTGTGTAACACAACAGCGACGGCCCTGAACAGGCTTCATAAAAGGGGACAAAGGTGTCAACATCTATGACATACATGTACACAACAGTCCCAGGAGGCTGCATCAGTATATTTGATTGACAGCTAATCTTCATACTAAAAACCtcctgtcacttcctgtccccCATTAATCTTCTGTAAAGGTCCGTTTGCCGCTGCTCTTCTCTGGCACAAGGTCAACATGGCTGACAGGTAATGAGTGATGTGACTGACAAcatgctgactgtgtgtgtgtgtgtgtgtgtgtgtgtgtgtgtgtgtttccacatgTGTGCCCAATAGCAGGGCAGCTGTGTCTCCCTATAGGCGTCTCTGTCGTCTCAGCTGAGATGGACGACCTTCTGTGGCCAGTCCAAGTTCACCGTCCTGCCCGAGGCGGCCATATTAGTTTCAGATATGTAACGTATAGTGAAGAGCAGCCGCTGACTGAACGTTCATCCACCTTTAATCGTGTTTATTGAAATAAAGCAGACGTACGCCTGTATGGCCTCGGTGACGGAGCCGATCTGGTTGACTTTGAGCAGCAGGCAGTTGCAGGCTCGCTCCTCGGCAGCTTTCTCTATCCTCTTCGGGTTGGTCACCGTCAGGTCGTCTCCAACGACCTGGATCCCCACCTGAGCCGTCAGACGGGACCAGGCCTCCCAGTCGTCCTGGTCGAACGGGTCCTCGATGGACACCACTGCCacggagagaggagaggtgaaaaGTTAATGAAAGATAATTTGTCTCTGGATAAAAgatcaacaaaaacagcaaatacaGTCCACCTGGGTAGTTGTTGACGAAGCCCTGGTAGATGTCAGCCAGCTCCTCTCCAGAGATGTGTCTCTCTGGATCCGGTGGGGATTTGAAGTCCAGGTCGTATTTCCCGTCGCGGTAAAACTCTGAGGCGGCCACGTCCATCCCGACCACCACCTTGTCCGTGAAGCCGGCCTTCTCGATGGCCGTCTGCAGCAGGTCCAGAGCTGacgagtgagagagagagggatggggaGGAGGTAGAGAGGAGCCAGAGGAGATGGAGACGAGAGGAGATGTGAGGTAAGAAACAGAAGATAGAAATAATGATGTGGTTATTTACTCTTGCGCCCTGGGCTTTGTCTCTCTGGCTATAAACAGCTGATTCAACCTCCTCCAGACGTTCACAGGCaaaaataatctaataaatATTTTGACCAAAAGTTGACAATatagttttattaattttaataaagtttaatacaagtagaagaagcagaagaagaagaagaagaagaagaagagaagaagcagacgaagaagagaaagagaagaagaagaagaagaagagaaagagaagaagaagaagaagaagaagcagaagaactTTCCATCTAAGACCAATGAGTGAAAAATGAGTTCTTCTTCCCTCAGAGCAGAAACACCTGATCAGTCATGTAGTTTAAATAtttgcctcctcttcttcaggaAGTGTTTCCGTCACCCACTGACCACATTAACTCTAAACTACCTCgggcaagaaagaaaacatgttgaggatgtcctcctcttcctcaccctcGCTGTTCTCCAGGATGTTGGGAGCAAATCCTCCCTCGTCTCCCACGTTGGTGGCGTCCTGGCCGTATTTCTCCTGGATCACCCCCTTCAGTGTGTGGTACAGCTCCGCTCCTATCCTCAACGCCTCCCTGAGGGACGGACGGAGGGAGGAAGACGTCATCAGAGAGGCAGAAGAGACAAGGTAGCAGGACCAACATCAgcaggagagacagaaatgttAACTAGTTTTGGAAAATGAATTCTTACTTGAAAGACTCGGCGCCAACAGGAAGGACCATGAACTCCTGCATGGCAAGTTTGTTACCTGCATGGGAACCTCCGTTTATCACATTAAAGGcctgcagaggagaggggacaaggagaggaaacaaggagaggccagaagaagaagaagaagaggagacaaggagaggaaacaaggagagaacagaagaagaagaagaagaggagacaaggagaggacagaagaagacgaagaagaggagacaaggagaggaaacaaggagagaacagaagaagaagaagaagaggagacaaggagaggaaacaaggagagaacagaagaagaagaagaagaggagacaaggagaggacagaagaagacgaagaagaggagacaaggagaggacagaaggagaagagaggaaacaaggagaggacagaagaagagtaaacaaggagaggacagacgaagaagagaggaaacaaggagcaGTGAATGAGAGTTTAATGTTTTAGCAGCTTAAAAATCTTCAGTTCACATCTTAAacatataatgatataatgagTGTGAACGTCATTATTCCAGATCTTAAACTAATTATTAATCACAGTCACTGTTCAGGAGTTACTATTTGTAGCAGCTCGTCCTGATgtaagtttgtatttttacatcttAACTTTCATAAATACTCCCTCAGTAGTCTCGTTACCTTCCTGTTTGTCAGACAACACAGTGTCAGCCTCACAGGAAACTGTCCGACAGCGTGTTCATCAGAGTATAAACACTTTCACTGTGAGGTGTGCAGATGTTGTGCAGTGTGAGTTTGAGTCTTACAGGAACCGGCAGCACCAGCTCTGTGTTTCCGGCCAGGTCGGCTATGTGACGGTACAACGGgacttctgtctctgctgcaccGGCCTTACAGATGGCTAGAGACACGCCCAGGATGGCGTTCGCCCCGAACTGAGCTGTTTGGACGAGAAAGggtaaaaaataacaaactcgTTTCCTGTCAGTTAAAAACACATCCTGCACAAGTTTAATTTAAACTTCATTATAATGCAGATTTCCTTTAATGTCAGgttcagtttattttatgtgtttgttcttcaggtagtttgttcatttattcatcagttTAACGGAGACAATATACGTAAGCATCGATACATCTGATTAAAATTTAACTAATGCAACGTGTAAGACTATCTAGCTGTGGCTGCCGTCCTTGTCCCTTgagaagatttttttaataattaaatagtTAGTAAATAAGTGTTCAAAGAACTTATCGACTATATCGTAGCTGCATTTTGTTGGTAACTTAGCttaaagcttttatttgtaAGAGTTGatgttgatttttgagtgtcgGTAAATACTTGTCCGGTTTCAGGATCTGTAAGACGCCACCTGcaagcgtcagtatttgacaagttgggatTGAGAATCTTACAAATAGGAGCTTTAACTTATCTTCTCTACGTTCCCATTCTTACACAACATAATGAGTTAAAACCAGCGAATGTGACTGTGAACAGGAGGGTTATCGACATGAAAGTCTCGTCGGTTAGCAGGCAGCAAAGAGAATGAACTCTCCGCGCGATGAGATAACCTGCATGTATCGCTGCGTGGACGGaaagtaaattaaaatctgttcacGACACGATCAGGTTTTTCTGTGTGGCTGATTAATTTCATTACTCTCTCTGCCTGGAACGACTCGTCTGCCTGATCctagattaaaataaacaaacagagcgTTTATTCATCGAGGATGTGAGTTTGTGTTCTGATCTGTTCGCTCCGTCTGGTTTTTTATGCCTCTGGTTGTGACTAACGTGCCTTTTGGtgtaaaacattttgacttCACATGAGAGTCTGAGCTGCTGGAACgaggagggttttttttcctgctggcTGAAAAAAAAGACTCTGAGGAcgagatttttttgttttggactcacatttgttttctgttccgTCCATCTCGATCATCATGTTGTCCAACTGCTCCTGCTCCACCACGCTGATgccctgcagacacacaaatacagagacacagagggagctGTATCATctttaattaatgtatttatctCCAGAAATCTCTTTTAATCATTCTGACTGAGTTTAGTTGAAGTGTGAGCTCAGACCGATCCGTCTCTAATGTCACGTTCAGGAGCTCCGAGCCGTTCGtctggtttttttttgttttcccgCCTGACTGATCACCAAAATTCATTTCCCGgtaaaacatctgctgctggaTGAGATTACCCATACTGCACTGCTGCAGATATCTGACTCATACTGTCTGCCTCGTACTCACTCACACTTTATCTCGCACAAATACATTATTGTCATCTTTCATTCACAGTATctctgcaccacacacacacgcttttcTCCAGCGTTACTGATAACTGAAGTCTTTATCTTATTCTCACAGCTTCCTGTCGGCCCGTCCAGATGTGATAGTCATCTGCACATCGCTTGATCGGGTGCGTTTTTACCTGCTGTCCAAGGtcgttttttttcacatttaaagtcACAAAATGGACATTTCAGCCTCAACAACCGATTCAATCTGACCACAGACCGTGGAGACGCATGACATTTTTCTAAAGTGAGTTAGTAACCTTGAGTTCTACGTTACCGGAgccagaaaaatacaaatgtggGAAACGTTTTATCCAGTTTAACTCTCTACAAAACTCATATCACATATCGCAGAAAATCTTCAGCTACAACCTGAAAAACCAGCAAATTCCCAAAAGTTGTGCCAAGAGTATCAGGTCTGCTAAAATTCATGCAGAACACCAGTCAGGCATTGTATATTTAGATATATCTAAtgacaaatatacagtatgaacaTTTCAGTGACTCACAGAGGCTATGAGGGCCGGTCCCAGAGTATCGTTGATGTGCCCGACTGCCTTCAAAACACCTGGAAGAGACGAGAGTTGAGTCAGGAAAAGGGAAACTAAAATCCTGCGGCGATAGTGGACACAGCTGCAGCTTGAAGACAGAATGGTTGAGTCCTTGTGGATATTGAACCTCTCACAACTATTTCCAGCTCTGGTAAAAGAATAGTTTGGCACTTTCTTAGCTTTACACATCATTACTTTCTTGAGTAGACTTTGAAGATCGATATTAATATCGTGTCTGAAAGCTAAATATAAAGGACGAGGAGGCTCTTAGCTTAGTTTAGAGTCAGACAGGAAATGCAAAATGTCCATTCCCGTTAAACCCACCTTACACTACCTGTCCACCgtcaaacagcagacaaagtaAGCAGGTAGATGGTGAGGAAAATGGAAGATCTCCCCACTAAAGACCATTTTAAACTTCACTTCATCgagaggacacacaaacacacacacaactctacTGGGATGacaatgttgctctgtgtctacGTCAGCCTACAGCAAAGAGCTTGTAGCTACGTTAGCCTTTGGTCCAGTAGCCTAACTTATTACagtaactgtttgttttttggattatttttttggcatttcagTCTTGGGGGTCTGTCTGGCCTAATATCTTGAGGCAGACAGGATATCGGGTCAGGAAGTGGTGTatgacatgaaacaaaaatgccCAGAATCAGAACAGAAACATTGCAGCTTGTGGCTTATAAATGTTTCTTTCTCAAAAGTTAAACTAAATCAAACAATTTTTGACTTTCGCCaagaaaaaccccaaaacattgTGTTAGCATTTTCACATTAGCCTCTGGTCCACCAGCTTCGGTAGGTCACGACTGCACCAGTAAGTAAAAGTTTAACTCAATTTTAAAGGGTGTAACCGAGAGAAAACAACATGTACGTTCGTTAGCATTCAGCTGTATATCGTACTGTCATTttctcagaaaaatacatcaaacatCTCAACAGGAGAGAGGCTAGGCCACTAGAAAGATAAATTCGGGatgctttttttgtgttattctgcCCCTAGTGGTCAAAAATGACACAACCCAGCTTTAACTCTTTGAAGCATGTCAATACGCAGATGATACACCTCTGTACCTTTGCCCTTGTAGCGACTCTTGTCTCCATCTCGGAGCTCCAAAGCTTCGTAGATGCCTGTGGATGCTCCGCTGGGCACCGCAGCCCTGAACAGACCTGAACgtcaaacacagagagagaaagatttaaagatttaaatgaaattaacGGACAGTTTTAACTCTactcttttctgtttgttttgaattaaAACGCACTGGAGCAGGACTATGACTTCAGTCGTGTATGATGATCAAACTTATGTAAATAACAGTTTAAGAGCTTTAATGACTGAACCCACTCAGCAAATACGTGACTGCCAGCATCCTTTAATTGATTATTCATATGTACAAATCTACAcatggcaacaacaacaactacattTCACCTCGTGCGTTTCTGAGCATGAGCCAGAAAGTAAAAAATCACCGTGGAAGATAATGATCTTTGGGCAGAAATTCAGCACTAAGACGAAGCGGAGCTCGGGGGGGATGactaaaaaacatgtttgcaaaCACTCGCGTAGCCAAGTTAAGTGCTACAGGGAAACATGGTGACAACTTTCAGCTTCCATCTGAAGGTGTCACCATGTTGGTTGttgcacagaggaggaggaggaggaggaggaagagacgaGGCGACCCGCTGCGGTACCTGCCAAAAGATTCTGGAAATCTGTGCAGACGATTCTGATGATTCAGTGAAATCAAACTAAAtctgtgaggacacacactgCAGCTACATTTACAACCTACTTTACTTACTGCTGTTTAACCATAACTGTTCATTATAAAGATTAACACTgatgcacatttaaaaagcctttttacTCTTTCCAGTGTTGGTTGTTTCTATTAGAGCTGCATTAAATCTCTTCAGTTAGCATGAGAGGAAATTAGGGATTCATCGCTAATTGCTTTCTTTTTGATACGACAGTGCTGAAGTTAATTTCGTTAGTTTCGAAGATGTTGTTGCAATTTAAAGCGGctacgaggaactttcagtTGTTGTTGATTCTAGCGCCCCCTCTGGACAAAAGCGATACGACACCAGCGCTTGCTGTcgtaaagatctttgctagcgCATGCCGTAGGATGGATCGCGATGAGGTAAcgtatttatatgtgattttatatgtgatatatgtgatcagACCCGAGCACAGGcgttaataataactatataagAACAGCAGTCTGTTCGCTGATGGactcgtttgctgttacaggtcgtttataatcatcagaggaatcaccagactgtttcataaacacttaaaagttcctcgtagtcactttaaattGTACGAATAATGTTAGCTCTTAGCGCTGACAGCCATTTTATGGAAATCAAGTCTATGGAATCAAGCTAATGCTAGCCACGAGGCTCATTGtagcaaaaaaacagaaatgataaaTTAGGCTTTTTTGAGAGGATTAATGGCTGATTGCTTTCTTTGTGACGTGAAAGTGCCTCAGTCCATCAGAACGTAGAGCGTTTTAGTATCATTTGAGTAAAACGTGTCAACATCCAAACTTGCGATGAAGGAAAAGTCGTCACTGGGCAGCTGTAACATCGATCTGAAGTTCAATTCTGAGGCTGCTCTGTAAATAGTTTtgtcataaataataaatacagctGCTTCTCATCAACTCATATCAATTTTAGGCTTTTAGTAACAATGTCCGGTCCGTCAGGCCCGCTTCCAGATTAACCCGGGCCCATTACGAGTACGGATATGGGTGCAGATAAATAGGTGTATTCAGCTCTCTGTTTATTCTGTATGTAACATTCGGATCATAGATTGAGTTTTGTTAACTACCTGCAGAtgctttgttttatatatttattaggTTTTGGTCATTAAAAGCAAGTTTATATAGAAAAACGCACCATGTAAGCACAGTATTACCTTAAAGATGTGACGTAGGAGTCATCGTGGCGAACAAATGATACGTGAATCCTGACACAGTTGCTTGCTTTTCGCATAATCCAGCCATGCATGACTATAATCCAAGAATCCTCTCTCATGTATTTGTGACTTTACATCTGCTTTACAGTCTCATATTTCTGGATTTTGTAAGATGGCTTTTTTTGGGTTAATTTCTAATTTTGTGTGGGGCAGTTTCAGATATTTCATCCTTTAATGTAACTTCATTCATCATTTAGAGTTTTTGTCAGAGAAATCTGACTAAATCTTGTTTTTACACCACCCACCAGTCTGTAAAATTGAATGTAAACTGTCATTTGATTTGGGATTATGAAAGCATCCTCTTTACGGCCTATCTTCAGCCTACAAGACGAGTCTAAGCCTCGATCTGCCCTTATCTGATACTGATTGATCTGGACAGAGGTCAAATGAAGGTCGTCTGATGTCAGAAGTGATTTAGAGATGCTGTTGCTCCGTCGAGCCTTCCTTAACGCTTTTTGGCAAATTCCTGACATGATGAATCTGAGCAGACATCATCGCGGGGGGAACATTATGttattcttcttcctctgcgGCGTTCACCTTTCTCCGTGCGAAGGTCCACTTCCACAGTGGGGTTTCCCCGGGAGTCCAAGATCTCCCTGGCAACGATGCTGACGATCGACATCCTGAGAGgcacggagagagagaggaggctgcGTTATGACTGCTCGGGAAAAAACACGCTTCATTTTTGACAGTTATAATGTTGGTTGTGTCAGATGGGACTGAAGAAAAAGGATAACGTAGAGAGATCTCACATGGGTGAAAAGATCTGTTGTTACATTGtatacatgcaaacacacataacGAGCTGTCAGGGGAGACGAGAAACAACATTCACTGTGAAAATCAaagcccaacacacacacacacacacacacacacacactgcaggttgCAGTAAAACAGTAAATTATGCATCAGTTTACTTTCATCCAGGCTGGAATCTGCCTGATTTTACATTAACAACCAACAATACAGTGTTGTGGTTATCAGAGCCTGATATATGCGACTCCTTTGTGCCATACATCGTGTTTACATTACACCGGGCATTAACGTCCTGCGTGATCACATCACAGGTGGACAGCTGTGAGTACAGGTGTGAACGCACCCACGACACATTGAGGACATGCAGCGGAGACCTGTGAACCACCACgtgaccttatttcagaaagaGTCTGTACGGAGGTGAATGTCGAgagatacttttttttcatcctgtttgaattgtgccgtGGATTTCACATATGATGTTTGACAATGGACTCGTTTGCGCCGCTGTTGCAAAGACGACTGGATCATTTCCGtcgcaaataacaacaacaacacaggacaaaacgtgagttggttcaatcatttagtctggAATAGAAATAGATCACCAATTAACCCTCCTTTTCCCAGGTTATAGCGGTGTCAACTACTTCATTTATAcgctgaagcagaaaactttaaaaaataatttttcagcTGGTccttagtttatgttagcagacaaCATTTctactaacgttagctactgttgctctctgttagcggcTCTGAGACGAGGCTCTCGAGAACGtgtataaagtcacatcctcGACTCGTGTCCTTCACTAAGAAATTCACAGTCCAACAGTGTtgaacaacttcaacaaatcatccTCAGGCTTGTACagacaaccgagagagacgaggaaggtctcatttttcacgtcacgttacaatccgctcacatacgACCAATAAAAACTGATTAATGTATGTAAAGTGCTGCAAATTGTtgcatagagcccctttaaaactgTACAAAGAAAATGTCTCTTGCTATAAACCACCACACGTGACACACCAGAAGACCCCGTCACTCAGACCACAACCGGAGTGCGGTCCGACTGATTTTCTGATGTCCTGATCCACAACGAAGGACCGCCTGCTCAACTGAAATCCTCTGCAATGAGTGCAACGCCAGTGGACTGCTTTCGAAATCCTGGTGCCcgcattacccacaatgcaactcagccactgagtgacatcactggaggtaattcaTCAGATTACTTGCAGCTCACAAAAACACTTTATGCTTCTTTTTTCACACGTGCAGTggcactccccaagacctgtagaCACACTAAAACcggtggagttgccctttaaacAAGAGAGCTGCTGGATTAATGATGgtttaatcaataaaatgctGTTTCCTCATGAAGTCAGCGCTGGATGATCAGCTAGAGCGTCATTATCCTGCCATAATGACCTCAGACACTAAATATTCTCCCTGCACTCTCAGACTTTGACCTGgttaaacaaaggaaaagaaaagacgaGAGGTTTTGCAGGAACGTTTCAGAGATCAGTCCGACCCTGGTGCTGCCTCACAGTCACTGCAGGTTCTTCTTTGCTGTTTACCGATGTTGCGTCTTCTCTCCCGGGAGACTCGGCTCGGAAAATCCTGCAGCGCTATCGCAGGAAAGATGCATCTCCGGTTGCCATCTGACAATTTGAAAAGCAGCTCAACCACAAGAGCATTCGCCCTAAGTAGGTTAGTGCACGGCTGCACCAGTCCTGCAGGCAAAAATCCCTCACAGAGGAGCAGCATCTACAGGATTATACATCACCTTTATGAAGTATTGTGTGGCAATAAGctgcattttcatgttttttgctccaatctgtttgtttctttgtccgTACGTTTGCTTTTTGTTCAGTTCAGACCTCTCTGACCTGCCGTCAGCTCACTTTCTCAGTTTTTCATCACTAAAATTGGATGTTTAACGCTAACGTAAGATGCCCTTTGctatatttatcatttatttagaAATCTATTTagagaacagagaacagaatATATTTTTAGATC is drawn from Pagrus major chromosome 3, Pma_NU_1.0 and contains these coding sequences:
- the eno2 gene encoding gamma-enolase; the encoded protein is MSIVSIVAREILDSRGNPTVEVDLRTEKGLFRAAVPSGASTGIYEALELRDGDKSRYKGKGVLKAVGHINDTLGPALIASGISVVEQEQLDNMMIEMDGTENKSQFGANAILGVSLAICKAGAAETEVPLYRHIADLAGNTELVLPVPAFNVINGGSHAGNKLAMQEFMVLPVGAESFKEALRIGAELYHTLKGVIQEKYGQDATNVGDEGGFAPNILENSEALDLLQTAIEKAGFTDKVVVGMDVAASEFYRDGKYDLDFKSPPDPERHISGEELADIYQGFVNNYPVVSIEDPFDQDDWEAWSRLTAQVGIQVVGDDLTVTNPKRIEKAAEERACNCLLLKVNQIGSVTEAIQACKLAQANGWGVMVSHRSGETEDTFIADLVVGLCTGQIKTGAPCRSERLAKYNQLMRIEEELGDQARFAGHNFRNPSAL